The region AGTTTGCTTAtcacaaaaaaatgaaatgataccTGTTTGACTTTTATAGAATCTCATCAAGTGGTTCacgtgaaaaaaaagaaatactcttTCGTTTCCTTTTGACAACAGTGGCTAATATAACAGTATTATAAATTATGAGTTATGAGTTAGAAGCCATCCTAAATTTTTTTACAATGTTCTTATAGAAATCAAAGAAACTAACTGGTTCAGAACCCAATATTACCTTTCTTGGATAACTTATAATGAAAATGTTTGGATaccaacaagttttttttttcttaaatatataggTAAGTTTTAAAATAGATGCATGTTAGTGCTTCCCTTTTTAAGACATTGATTATCATTAATGTGTAAAAATGACTTACATGATGAATAAgtacttattattttatattaaagataTATCCTGTAACAAACTCAGAATGTAATATAGCATTCTTAACTATTTAATAATGCTGAATTTAGATTCTCAGACCCTGTTTATAATGTCCTTCCCATTTGGCCTTTGTATCTAACTTTCACTTCACAGGGGCCAGAACCCATAGTCCTGCTCTGTTTCAGTCTACACAATTCTTCTAGATTGTATATAAAAAGGTTATGCAGAATTTTCCATTAAAAGTGGTGTATTTTATCTTTACATCTGGATTCACATTAAGAAGAATCTAAGGATCCTTGATGTACCCCTTTTTCATCCTCTCATTTAATTGTAAGACTGCAGGTACAATTTCTGAAAAGATGAATGTCCAGAGAGACAGTAGACACTTCGGTCCATTTGATTCAGTCATGCACAGATCTCATATTCCTTcatatttatgaatttttttagAGACTGACAGTAACTTAAGCATTCTTGGATTCTAGTTGTTTCATAGTTTTATTAACAATAAAGTTCTTGATATTAGCTTAAAGACTTCCAACATAGATCAGCACCAAGTTTTATAACTTCTTTCAATATTAAAAGGAAGCTGCAAGAATAAAGAGTAATGGGAATAAAGAATTCTATCCTCTCCATTCAATTTCATACATTTCTCTGATTAATTAGTCATTTCAGCATAAAAGGTCCTCAGTCTTAGGAAGGTGGAAagttatgaatatatttttcaacTATACCTACTGTTGAGATTCTAACATGGGGAAAAAATTGTCATTTCACTTCATGGTAGTGTGAGAAATGGTTTCACTGATACCAGGTTGTTTTTTTCAGACACCCCTTGCTTACATCTCCACTCTGTGAGAGAAGATATTATTGGAAGTTCTGTGCAGTTCTCCTAGGTCTCTACAGATTCTTGAAAAGAGAATGGCTCTGGCAAATGGCTCATTTGTAACTGAATTCATTCTCTTGGGTTTAACAGACCAGCCTGACCTCCAAATGCCCCTGTTCCTAATTTTTCTAGTAATGTATTTGATAACTGCATTTGGAAATTTGACTTTGAtaattttaattgtgttgaaTTCTCACcttcacacacccatgtacttttttctctttaacttgTCCTTCATAGACCTTTGCTATTCTTCTTTGATCACACCCAAAATGCTGATGAACTTCATACTTGAGAAGAACATTATTTCCTACATGGGGTGTATGACCCAGTTCTACTTCTTTGGCTTTTTTGCAATTTCTGAATGTTATGTGCTGACAGCaatggcctatgatcgctatgtggctATTTGCAATCCACTCTTGTACAGTGTTGCCATGTCTCCAAAGATGTGTTCCTATCTTATTCTTGGTTCATATTTCATGGGATTTTCAGGTGCCATGATCCACACAGGTTGTGTAATGAGACTAACTTTCTGTGATGGAAACACCATCAACCATTACTTCTGTGATCTCCTCCCTTTACTACAACTCTCCTGCACCAGCACCTATGTCAATGAGATAGAATTGTTCATTGTAACAGGAAAAGACATCATTGTGCCCACTGTAATCATCTTTGCTTCTTATGGTTtcatcctctccagcatcctcAAAATAAGATCTACTTCAGGAAGGTCCAAAGCCTTCAGCACTTGCAGTTCCCACATAATTGCTGTTTCTATGTTCTTTGGTTCGAGTGCATTTATGTACCTAAAACCTTCTTCAGCTGTATCTATGAATGAGGCAAAGTTCTCTTCCATATTTTACAGCATTGTGGTTCCCATGATGAACCCTCTAATCTACAGCTTGAGGAATCAAGATGTCAAAGTTGGCTTGAAAAAAACTCTGAGCAGAATGTTTTAGTCACAATCTAATATCATTATAGATACAACACAGAGTCTTTATGTTAGTGTGTTTCTGGTGTCAGCTTTATTTCATTAAGGTTTCATAGTATGAAGATAGAAAGTAGATATTGacttatttactattttatagtaagccactttttaaaaattatttacaatttCTTCTCATTATTACACCTTGATAAGAGTCACATTACATATAGTTTCTTTGTTAATTATACTTATAGATTATCAAAAATGATTCTGGCATTTATACTTCATTACAGTTGTATACTTGTAGAAGACCAAGTATATGTGTTACTTCAAACAGTTGCTTTATATCACATTCTCTTTGTTCTCTAGTCTTTGTCAAATGGGTGAGAAAATATCCCTTTTAGATATCTATATTCAATAGTCATGCATCATTGTACACAGACTTTTAAAACACCTGTATTACATATGCAAATACTTTGTGTTAAACATTCATTTGGCAGCTGTATGACTTTAACTTATAAATATAAATCaacatatttacattaaaaatattttcattatacgAATAGTATACTTAGGCTCAGGTAAGCTAACAACTTACAAAATGATACAAGGATCTTTAATCAGAGGACAAATCTTCATGCATTTGATTACATGACTACCATTCACTCTCACCCCCACATTTTTAGTTGTATTATCGAATTGAAATTCAGTAATACTAAAATTACTGAATTTATTACTGAAATGAAATATGAGGCAACATGTCAGCCTTGAGGTTTATGCATTGTGTGCTGCTTTAGGATTTATTGGGCTTTGGTAGCATCATCACTTCCtcctgacaaaaaaaaattaatgattcaTTTTAAGGGAAAAGAAGATACCCTCTGTGCCAGTAGGTGACTGGCTTAAATAAGAATCTGCTGTCTCATACAAAAAGGTCCTGAAATACTTTAGGGGAGTTTTTGGTTTAGAAAGCAGGGTCTGAGTAGAGAGTAGATTGTATAAAATTTACTTACTATGAAAAACATTACAACATAAAGAGTGCTTTGTGGGAACAAAGGTACAGAAAGCAACCTGTAAGAACAAACTCCTGAAAATAAAAAGTTGAACTAATcttctaaattttatattttacatcttTATTATTTAACTAAAAGTGTTTGAATGTATTAATAACTTCAGCTGGTCTAGGTAATAAATGTGAACAGTATAGAGTGACCTATGTCAcgctttttaattttgttacccAAACAGTCTCCGGTTGAGACCAGTTTCTGGTTTAATCCCACACCACAGATACTGCAACAATAAGATCAGGCCATTCAGGCACAGGTGGCTGctgttctcctttctttttctcttaatattTTGGATTGTTTTCCAAGTATAAATGTCTCATCTTATTAGTGAAGCACTGACAAAACACACTAGCCAACTAGATTGTACCA is a window of Arvicanthis niloticus isolate mArvNil1 chromosome 26, mArvNil1.pat.X, whole genome shotgun sequence DNA encoding:
- the LOC143439007 gene encoding olfactory receptor 8B8-like gives rise to the protein MALANGSFVTEFILLGLTDQPDLQMPLFLIFLVMYLITAFGNLTLIILIVLNSHLHTPMYFFLFNLSFIDLCYSSLITPKMLMNFILEKNIISYMGCMTQFYFFGFFAISECYVLTAMAYDRYVAICNPLLYSVAMSPKMCSYLILGSYFMGFSGAMIHTGCVMRLTFCDGNTINHYFCDLLPLLQLSCTSTYVNEIELFIVTGKDIIVPTVIIFASYGFILSSILKIRSTSGRSKAFSTCSSHIIAVSMFFGSSAFMYLKPSSAVSMNEAKFSSIFYSIVVPMMNPLIYSLRNQDVKVGLKKTLSRMF